A genome region from Natronobeatus ordinarius includes the following:
- a CDS encoding 23S rRNA (uridine(2552)-2'-O)-methyltransferase, with the protein MTRRDEYYNKAKQQGYRSRAAYKLQQLDELENVLPSGGTVVDLGAAPGGWLQVAAEEVGPEGTVIGVDLQRIKPLEEHDHVETIRGDMTENRTRERVVDAAGGTVDCVVSDMAPNMSGEYSLDQARSLYLAQRAAETALELLDSGGDFVVKVFQGPDVEEFRASLEEEFQYVRATTPDATRKQSSEIYLIAKGRLTAPVSVGDELEVEIEAIGSEGDGIASVEGYKLFVPDAEEGDVVRVRVEDVKPNFGFAQKLDRE; encoded by the coding sequence ATGACGCGCCGCGACGAGTACTACAACAAGGCGAAACAGCAAGGCTACCGGAGTCGGGCGGCCTACAAGCTCCAACAGCTCGACGAGCTCGAGAACGTCCTCCCAAGCGGCGGCACCGTCGTCGACCTCGGAGCCGCCCCCGGCGGCTGGCTCCAGGTCGCCGCCGAGGAAGTCGGCCCCGAGGGGACGGTGATCGGCGTCGACCTCCAGCGGATCAAACCACTCGAGGAACACGACCACGTCGAGACGATCCGCGGGGACATGACCGAGAATCGGACCCGCGAGCGCGTCGTCGACGCCGCCGGGGGGACCGTCGACTGCGTCGTCTCGGACATGGCGCCGAACATGTCCGGCGAGTACTCACTCGACCAGGCCCGCTCGCTGTACCTCGCCCAGCGGGCCGCCGAGACCGCCCTCGAGTTGCTCGATTCGGGCGGCGACTTCGTCGTGAAGGTGTTCCAGGGACCGGACGTCGAGGAGTTCCGGGCCAGCCTCGAAGAAGAGTTCCAGTACGTCCGGGCGACGACGCCGGACGCCACCCGCAAGCAGTCCTCGGAGATCTACCTCATCGCGAAAGGGCGACTTACCGCGCCCGTCAGCGTGGGTGACGAACTCGAGGTCGAGATCGAAGCCATCGGGAGCGAGGGCGACGGAATCGCTTCGGTCGAGGGCTACAAACTGTTCGTCCCCGACGCCGAGGAAGGCGACGTCGTCAGGGTTCGCGTCGAGGACGTCAAGCCGAACTTCGGGTTCGCACAGAAGCTCGATCGAGAGTGA
- a CDS encoding UPF0175 family protein encodes MKTVTTRIPEDDEEALAELEEAMSADRSEVLRRLIRQGLDDWRKERALEQLREHSITLRKAADLADVSYVEMLTLAAEEGIDVGYTTDDLERDLDRI; translated from the coding sequence ATGAAGACGGTCACCACGCGCATCCCGGAGGACGACGAGGAGGCGCTCGCCGAACTCGAGGAGGCGATGAGTGCCGACCGGTCCGAGGTGCTTCGGCGCCTCATCCGGCAGGGGCTCGACGACTGGCGCAAGGAGCGAGCACTCGAGCAGCTCCGGGAGCACTCGATCACCCTCCGGAAGGCGGCCGACCTCGCGGACGTGTCGTACGTCGAGATGCTGACCCTCGCAGCCGAGGAAGGGATCGACGTGGGATACACGACCGACGACTTAGAGCGCGACCTCGACCGAATCTGA
- a CDS encoding ABC transporter ATP-binding protein, producing the protein MPPAIETNGLVKEYGDLRALSGLNLTVEEGEFFGLLGPNGAGKTTFINTLVGLVRKTGGEARVFGHDVETEYREVRDAIGLAPQEFNVDRFFPIREVLMHKAGYHGMPKAEAAERADEALKRVGIYDKRNERFDWLSGGMKRRLLLARALVTDPDLLILDEPTAGVDVQLRHDLWELVTELNEEGTTILLTTHYIEEAERLCDRVAIVNEGRKVTVATPDELKTRGTDTISLALEPTPTTAPSLGSYAHEATLSGDRLEVRVDNGSRLAPRVLNELEADGYEITDLEISRTSLEEIFVDLTEREDRTVTRSSASESAVDSESDESDAHKQEGVA; encoded by the coding sequence ATGCCACCGGCCATCGAGACGAACGGGCTCGTCAAGGAGTACGGCGACCTCAGGGCACTGTCGGGGCTGAACCTGACCGTCGAGGAGGGCGAGTTCTTCGGCCTGCTCGGTCCCAACGGCGCGGGCAAGACGACGTTCATCAACACCCTCGTCGGGCTGGTCCGCAAGACGGGCGGCGAGGCGCGCGTCTTCGGTCACGACGTCGAGACCGAGTACCGCGAGGTCAGGGACGCGATCGGGCTCGCGCCCCAGGAGTTCAACGTCGATCGCTTCTTCCCTATCCGAGAGGTGCTGATGCACAAGGCCGGCTACCACGGAATGCCAAAAGCCGAAGCCGCCGAGCGAGCCGACGAGGCCCTCAAGCGGGTGGGCATCTACGACAAGCGAAACGAGCGCTTCGACTGGCTCTCCGGCGGGATGAAACGCCGGCTGTTGCTCGCCCGCGCGCTCGTGACCGATCCCGACCTGCTAATTCTGGACGAACCCACCGCCGGCGTGGACGTTCAGCTCCGCCACGATCTCTGGGAGCTCGTCACCGAACTCAACGAGGAGGGAACGACGATCCTGCTGACCACCCACTACATCGAGGAGGCCGAACGTCTCTGTGACCGGGTCGCCATCGTCAACGAGGGTCGGAAGGTGACCGTCGCCACCCCCGACGAGCTGAAGACCCGCGGGACGGACACGATCTCGCTCGCCCTCGAGCCGACACCGACGACCGCGCCGAGCCTCGGCTCGTACGCCCACGAGGCGACCCTCTCGGGCGACCGACTCGAGGTCCGCGTCGACAACGGGAGCCGACTCGCGCCGCGAGTGCTCAACGAGCTCGAGGCCGACGGCTACGAGATCACCGACCTCGAGATTTCGAGAACGTCGCTCGAGGAAATCTTCGTCGACCTCACCGAACGCGAGGATCGGACGGTGACGCGCTCGAGTGCGAGCGAGTCGGCGGTCGACTCGGAGTCAGACGAATCCGACGCCCACAAACAGGAGGGGGTCGCCTGA
- a CDS encoding ABC transporter permease: MWTVGSRALLRRELLRFIRRPKNTFMPPAITNVLYFAVFGVILGGRIDEIAGFHYILFILPGLIVLGTISNAFENASFSIFHGRWNEYIHETTTSPLSYLEMVVAYVAASAVRGLIVGAIVAAVGWLFVPLTVGGGIGVANAAFLVVTMGVISTLFAGLGIVGGLIARDFDDLTVMNQFILRPLVFFGAVFYSLTILPTTWQYVSLLNPMVYMVDGVRYGLLGYSDFLELAPAAYAEVVPLASLGVLTTLTLCVLALDVYLFKIGYGLSN, from the coding sequence ATGTGGACCGTCGGCTCGCGCGCGCTGTTGCGCCGTGAACTGCTGCGGTTTATCAGGCGGCCGAAGAACACGTTCATGCCGCCGGCGATCACGAACGTGCTCTACTTCGCCGTCTTCGGGGTGATCCTCGGCGGCCGGATCGACGAGATCGCCGGCTTTCACTACATCCTGTTCATCCTCCCCGGCCTCATCGTGCTGGGGACGATCTCGAACGCCTTCGAGAACGCCTCCTTCTCGATCTTCCACGGCCGCTGGAACGAGTACATCCACGAGACGACTACCTCGCCGCTGTCCTACCTCGAGATGGTGGTCGCCTACGTGGCCGCGAGCGCCGTCCGTGGACTGATCGTCGGCGCCATCGTCGCCGCCGTCGGCTGGTTGTTCGTCCCGCTCACCGTCGGCGGCGGGATCGGCGTCGCGAACGCCGCCTTCCTCGTGGTGACGATGGGTGTCATCTCGACGCTCTTTGCAGGGTTAGGGATCGTCGGCGGGCTCATCGCCCGGGACTTCGACGATCTGACGGTGATGAACCAGTTCATCCTCCGGCCGCTCGTCTTCTTCGGGGCGGTCTTTTACTCGCTGACGATCCTGCCGACGACCTGGCAGTACGTCTCCCTGCTGAACCCGATGGTCTACATGGTCGACGGCGTCAGGTACGGCCTGCTCGGCTACTCGGACTTCCTCGAGCTCGCGCCCGCAGCGTACGCCGAAGTCGTCCCGCTGGCCTCGCTCGGCGTCCTCACGACGCTCACTCTCTGCGTGCTCGCGCTCGACGTTTACCTCTTCAAGATCGGCTACGGCCTCTCTAACTGA
- a CDS encoding ABC transporter ATP-binding protein: protein MSVIEIEGLTKRFGEVTALQSIDLTVEAGEVFGFLGPNGAGKSTTIDVLLDFRRPTSGSVSVLGADPQEAPAFVRRRCGVLPDRYELFDRLSARAHCAFVADLSGQTVDPDQVLSRVGLADVASRPVGGFSKGMRQRLALAMALVGDPDLLILDEPMSGLDPNGIQTLRSIIEAESDRGTTVLFSSHLLAEVEVVCDRVGILDDGQLLAVDEVEGLREILGAAAVLELDLDPAPDDDLVEELESLPEVDGVTSEGHRLRVQCASPGVKSDVIVWLDGNGHDVCDLDVTDRELEALFADVTEEGAA from the coding sequence ATGTCTGTCATAGAGATCGAGGGCCTCACGAAACGGTTCGGCGAGGTCACGGCCCTCCAGTCGATCGACCTGACGGTCGAAGCGGGCGAGGTGTTCGGCTTCCTGGGGCCGAACGGCGCGGGAAAGTCCACGACCATCGACGTCCTGCTGGACTTCCGACGGCCGACGTCGGGGTCCGTGTCCGTTCTCGGGGCCGATCCACAGGAAGCGCCGGCGTTCGTTCGGCGCCGGTGTGGCGTGCTCCCGGACCGATACGAGCTGTTCGATCGGCTGTCGGCCCGGGCGCACTGTGCGTTCGTCGCCGACCTTTCCGGGCAGACGGTGGACCCGGACCAGGTGCTGTCCAGGGTCGGGCTGGCGGACGTCGCCTCGCGACCGGTGGGCGGGTTCTCGAAGGGGATGCGACAACGGCTCGCGCTCGCGATGGCGCTGGTCGGCGATCCGGACCTCCTGATCCTCGACGAGCCGATGTCTGGACTCGATCCGAACGGGATCCAGACCCTGCGCTCGATCATCGAAGCGGAGTCCGACCGCGGGACGACGGTGCTCTTCTCGAGTCACCTCCTGGCGGAGGTCGAGGTCGTCTGCGACCGGGTGGGAATCCTCGACGACGGACAACTGCTCGCGGTCGACGAAGTCGAGGGGCTCCGCGAGATACTGGGGGCGGCCGCCGTCCTCGAACTGGACCTCGATCCCGCGCCGGACGACGACCTCGTCGAGGAACTCGAGTCGCTTCCCGAGGTGGACGGCGTCACGAGCGAGGGGCACAGGCTTCGCGTCCAGTGTGCGTCCCCGGGCGTGAAGTCCGATGTGATCGTGTGGCTCGACGGGAACGGACACGACGTGTGTGACCTCGACGTAACGGATCGGGAGCTCGAAGCGTTGTTTGCCGACGTAACCGAGGAGGGCGCAGCGTGA
- a CDS encoding ABC transporter permease codes for MIPDTALSIAKTDFAETVRSRFLWGAVVLVSALAVLDWFQTSSALGTVHDPWSLLLNFFQFFTALIAIGLGYAAVVGDRSSGRARLLLGSGGSRADLLVGKFCSRFAILVIALAVPYALVSGIVLATEETSLANFVGATVGLLAYAGTWLGLVVGISAMVSTEARALGIAGGLFAVFVFFWDWVILPAVAYVLTGSTDLGVEYTAELTTVSEPTWLVYAVRASPFHAFEGLSWYLPTTFESIVGGDGVGVLWDPNMIGFVTFAAFAGVALIGGYLRFRRVDF; via the coding sequence GTGATTCCGGACACTGCGCTGTCGATCGCCAAAACGGACTTCGCGGAGACCGTCCGGTCGCGGTTTCTCTGGGGAGCGGTCGTGCTCGTGTCGGCGCTCGCGGTCCTCGACTGGTTTCAGACCTCGAGCGCTCTCGGCACGGTCCACGATCCCTGGAGCCTGCTCCTGAACTTTTTTCAGTTTTTCACCGCGTTGATCGCGATCGGGCTCGGTTACGCCGCCGTCGTCGGTGACCGAAGCTCCGGTCGGGCCCGACTGCTGCTCGGAAGCGGCGGCTCACGGGCCGACCTGCTCGTCGGAAAGTTCTGTAGTCGGTTCGCGATCCTCGTTATCGCCCTCGCCGTCCCGTACGCGCTCGTCTCGGGGATCGTGCTGGCGACCGAGGAGACGAGCCTCGCGAACTTCGTTGGTGCGACGGTGGGACTCCTCGCGTACGCCGGAACGTGGCTCGGGTTGGTCGTCGGCATCTCCGCGATGGTCTCAACCGAGGCCAGAGCACTCGGGATCGCCGGTGGGCTCTTCGCGGTGTTCGTCTTCTTCTGGGACTGGGTCATCCTCCCCGCGGTCGCGTACGTGCTCACCGGATCGACCGATCTCGGCGTGGAGTACACGGCGGAGCTGACGACCGTTTCGGAACCGACCTGGCTCGTGTACGCGGTCCGGGCCAGCCCCTTTCACGCGTTCGAAGGACTCTCGTGGTATCTCCCGACCACTTTCGAGTCGATCGTCGGGGGCGACGGCGTCGGCGTTCTCTGGGACCCGAACATGATCGGATTCGTGACCTTCGCCGCGTTCGCCGGCGTGGCGCTGATCGGGGGCTACCTTCGATTCAGACGGGTCGATTTCTGA
- a CDS encoding phosphoglucomutase/phosphomannomutase family protein, with amino-acid sequence MDAIRFGTDGWRATLEEFTTPRVRAVGQAVATYLADEGLEAPVAVGYDAREHSREFAEELARVLCANGFDVLLPERDRPTPLIAHGIVDRDLAGALVVTASHNPPEYNGVKFIPDDGAPALPDVTEAIADRLAEPEPLPESEHGSIREVDFVTPHAEAALERVDADLEGLTVAYDAMHGSGRGVTDALLERAGASVTRLRCDRDPSFGGSSPEPSPANLEELVEVVQSGEADLGIANDGDADRLAVVTPDRGCLDENLFFAALYDSLLEDDSGPAVRTVSTTYLIDRVGQAHGETVHEVPVGFKWVAEAIADHDALVGGEESGGFTIRGHVREKDGVLMALVAAAMHADEPLDERVDRLLAEHGTVVQDKTGVACPDHEKSRVLTALEDEIPDSVAGTPVEDVNTADGFKLLLEDGSWLLVRPSGTEPVLRVYAEAEDRDRVEALLGAGEELLESLV; translated from the coding sequence ATGGACGCGATTCGGTTCGGAACCGATGGCTGGCGGGCGACGCTCGAGGAGTTCACGACCCCGCGGGTGCGGGCGGTCGGACAGGCCGTGGCGACCTACCTCGCCGACGAGGGACTCGAGGCCCCGGTCGCGGTCGGCTACGACGCCCGCGAGCACTCTCGAGAATTCGCCGAGGAGCTGGCGCGGGTGCTGTGTGCGAACGGGTTCGACGTCCTGTTGCCCGAGCGCGATCGGCCGACGCCCCTGATCGCTCACGGCATCGTCGATCGCGACCTCGCGGGCGCACTCGTCGTCACGGCCTCGCACAACCCACCGGAGTACAACGGCGTGAAGTTCATCCCCGACGACGGCGCGCCCGCCCTTCCCGACGTAACGGAGGCCATCGCCGACCGACTCGCCGAGCCGGAGCCGCTCCCGGAATCGGAACACGGCTCGATTCGGGAAGTCGACTTCGTCACCCCGCACGCCGAGGCCGCCCTCGAGCGCGTCGACGCCGACCTCGAGGGCCTGACGGTCGCCTACGACGCGATGCACGGCAGCGGCCGCGGCGTCACGGACGCGCTGCTCGAGCGCGCCGGCGCCTCGGTCACCCGCCTGCGCTGTGATCGGGATCCTTCCTTCGGCGGTTCGTCGCCCGAACCCTCCCCGGCGAACCTCGAGGAGCTCGTCGAGGTCGTCCAGTCGGGCGAGGCCGACCTGGGGATCGCCAACGACGGCGACGCCGACCGACTGGCCGTCGTCACGCCCGATCGCGGTTGCCTCGACGAGAATCTCTTTTTCGCCGCGCTGTACGACTCCTTGCTCGAGGACGACTCGGGACCGGCCGTTCGAACGGTCTCGACGACCTACCTGATCGACCGCGTCGGCCAGGCCCACGGCGAGACCGTCCACGAGGTCCCCGTCGGCTTCAAGTGGGTCGCCGAGGCGATCGCCGACCACGACGCCCTCGTCGGCGGCGAAGAGTCGGGCGGCTTCACCATCCGCGGGCACGTCCGCGAGAAAGACGGCGTCCTGATGGCGCTCGTGGCCGCGGCGATGCACGCCGACGAGCCACTGGACGAGCGGGTGGACCGCCTCCTCGCAGAACACGGCACCGTCGTCCAGGACAAGACGGGCGTCGCCTGTCCGGACCACGAGAAGAGCCGGGTGCTCACAGCGCTCGAGGACGAAATTCCCGACTCGGTCGCGGGAACGCCCGTCGAGGACGTCAACACTGCCGACGGCTTCAAACTCCTGCTCGAGGACGGCTCGTGGCTGCTCGTCCGCCCCAGCGGCACCGAACCCGTGCTTCGGGTGTACGCCGAGGCCGAGGACCGGGATCGGGTCGAGGCGTTGCTCGGCGCCGGGGAAGAACTGCTCGAGTCGCTCGTGTGA
- a CDS encoding NADPH-dependent FMN reductase, producing the protein MSSAPTVVAVCGSLREESYTRTALRYTLRAAEEAGAETTLLDLREYDLPVFDPDVDDQGDGEEARRIVREADAVVLGTPVYHGSYSGALKNFHDYCSFDEYEDTTVGLLATAGGGSYGSTLDHLRITVRGVHGWILPHQVGIRKAYDAFADDPDAIDGRRFVDPDLEDRVEKLGRQLAEYAFIEPDGTTPRATAADD; encoded by the coding sequence ATGAGTTCCGCACCGACCGTCGTCGCCGTCTGTGGGAGCCTCCGCGAGGAGAGCTACACCCGGACGGCGCTCCGGTACACCCTCCGGGCCGCCGAGGAAGCCGGCGCGGAGACGACGCTGCTCGACCTGCGCGAGTACGATCTCCCCGTTTTCGACCCGGACGTCGACGATCAAGGCGACGGCGAGGAGGCCAGACGGATCGTCCGCGAAGCCGACGCCGTCGTCCTCGGAACGCCGGTCTACCACGGCTCGTACTCGGGCGCACTGAAGAACTTCCACGACTACTGCAGTTTCGACGAGTACGAGGACACCACCGTCGGCCTGCTCGCGACCGCCGGCGGCGGCAGCTACGGCTCGACGCTCGATCACCTCCGGATCACGGTCCGCGGCGTTCACGGCTGGATCTTACCCCACCAGGTCGGCATCCGAAAGGCCTACGACGCGTTCGCCGACGACCCCGACGCCATCGACGGCCGCCGGTTCGTCGACCCCGATCTCGAAGACCGCGTCGAGAAACTCGGCCGACAGCTCGCCGAGTACGCGTTCATCGAGCCCGACGGCACGACACCCCGGGCGACGGCGG